Part of the Sebastes umbrosus isolate fSebUmb1 chromosome 3, fSebUmb1.pri, whole genome shotgun sequence genome is shown below.
TCTCTATTCTATTTCTAGGTTCATATATCAACAAAAAGGCTCCGGGCAACTAAACTCTGAGCACAatttcattgttttcactcaaatagaaatgtaaatcaaccaggactgaaaggattgccactttaagtttGTAAGGCTGGGTCTGTTCATGTTAACCTTCTATCTTTTCATTTGGAGTTTTTTATAGACTGTAATTGAGTTGCAAGTGGACTGAATTGACATTAAATCTGTATTATTTCAGGGAATGCAACGTGCAACTAATGTCACCTATCAAGCCCATCATGTCAGCCGAAACAAGCGTGGGCAGGTTGTGGGCACAAGAGGAGGGTTCAGAGGATGCACCGTTTGGCTGAGTGGTAGGTTATGTTATTACCGTATGTCCTTTCTGCGCTTGTATATCATCTCATAGCTGTCTCGTAATGCTGTTGTTTTCTTCTCTGTCAAGGTTTGTCCGGTGCAGGGAAGACCACAGTGAGCATGGCTCTGGAGGAGTACCTGGTGTGTCACGGTATCCCCTGCTACACACTGGATGGGGACAACATCCGTCAGGGGCTGAACAAAAACCTAGGCTTCAGCCCAGAGGACCGTGAAGAGAACATTAGACGCATTGCTGAGGTGGCTCGGCTTTTTGCTGATGCTGGGCTGGTCTGCATCGCCAGCTTCATCTCTCCCTACGGCAGGGTGAGTGACTCCCCAAAGAAAGCATCAGAAACAGATGACCGCAGGGAAAAATGTGGTTGGACCTCACTGATATTATTAAATTAGTCTCTTGTTCTGTCATACAATCTTTATTGAACCATATTTGAATTAATTCTGTCCTTTGTGAACAGTTTTGTTCTATTTTGGAATTACCAATAAATGTTAGGTTGATAATGATGATATTACTGATCATGTCACTGTCTATCATTATTATCCTGCTGAAATTGCCAGGGATGCCAGTTCTAACAATAGATTTGGCATGATTATTGGAAGCCAATTCTGACCTCTGCTTACAATTGGACCTAATTGTCCTCTTGCAGCAGAAAACAAaccttttttattctttgaaaACCAAACCCAATGAGTCTTAATAACATGCTATCTTTCTCTAACTCTTTGACTAAATCATGCATGTACCTTACTGTATGTTTGGTTATTGTCTATCAGGATCGCCTCAATGCCAGGAAGATCCATGAGGTAGCAGGGCTGCCTTTCTTTGAGGTGTTTGTGGACGCTCCACTGGATGTCTGTGAGCAAAGGGACGTGAAGGGGCTGTACAAGAGAGCCAGAGCGGGGGAGATAAGAGGTGGAGTATGCTTTAATACCGGATTATGCATCTGTCATGTAATCAAGTCAGGGTTCATACTTGGACTGCTATACAGTGACATCTGTTACATAGTACTCTGTACCTTTGACCTTAAGGCCCAAACACACcaaacatcagagaactagcggcgacgaaggccacctgTTGCGCCGCCTCACGTCGCATGTGTTTTTGCCAGAAAATGACACTCGAACACATTGCAAAGACTACAGGCGATGGCCAACTACCAAGTACAacctgcgcctgcgtgagaagaaaataactctccctaccagcaggtatCAGTAGTccgtatttgtcattcaaaaaggcaAACCGGAAGACTGAGGACAGTGGATATAGGGATAAGTTGTTGTAATGATACATTGATGAAACAAAACAGCGTTtgccaaccattttcacaccactctcgctcgccacttagcttcattcaaGATGGCcatgtcattgtgaaaatatctgtattGGATaggattcaacatgctgaatcggccaaaaaaactccaacgcgggcagactagagccgacggtgcgggacacgcCGCAAAAACTAGGGCGACAGACCCTGGCCCCAAACTGGCTGACGGTTAaccatcggcttggtgtgtcagggcctttaaagaGACTCAGTCAAATTGTACTTCCATACTTTGTTGATAAATGCAAAACAGAAGGCAAATCTAGAAGAGTAATCATCTACAATGCGTTTACATTTTTTCACCAGTATGACTTCTGCTATTGTATGTCACATGTAAATACCATAATTTCCCaaacttcacttcctgtttgtactAATGCTTATCATGTCAACTTACACAGAAATGACGTGACAGTGGCAATAAAACGGATGTGTCCCTGTAAGAGGAAGTTTCTTAGCACATTGCGGTGCAGTGTGCTAAGAAACCCAATTTCCTGAGTTTTGTGTCATGTCTGTAGGTCAGATTGACATTTGTAAGAGCCTCCTTTCTGTCTTTGGTATAGTTGAGACATTGTTTGTTATTGAGATGGAATTTAGTCCGTACCCGTTTTCCGAAGCTCCACTTTAACCCCCAAGAAACATGAAGAATTCTGATTTATTGTAACTTACATCACTATTTTCTAATTCCTGGCTGCAAACTCTGCTAAACCCACTCATATAATAATTCTTGATACTAGATTATGGATAGATCAGTTATTAATCAGGATTGTGTGATTGTTTAAAGGGTATTTCAAGAGAAAATGTTTACAAGTGCTGTTGTTTAAGAATTTTGCTAGGATATCTATTTAATAGTGTTCATTTCAAATCAACATAATAATGGAAATAGAACAAAAATAAGCTTTTCATGTTGATTATGTGTTGTATATGTTGCATATAAAAGCATttcattcttttcattttatcAGGTTTCACTGGGATTGACTCAGAGTACGAGAAGCCAGAGGCCCCAGAGCTGGTGCTGAAGACCGACTCCTGCAGCGTGAATGAATGCATACAACAGCTTATTGACCTGCTTCAGGAAAGGGTGAGGGCAAGAAATATCCTGCTTTGACACGTTTAAAATACGTGTATCATATTTAGAATCAGCTGCTGttggtatttattttaaagaatATCTGTGCGAGCATCACAGAGACACCTAGAGGCTCAAAGTTCAGACTAAAACTGTGCCATTTCCTCTGTTGGCCACAAGGGGGCAGTGAAGCCTcatatttgaatggattttgATGTTACTCTATCATGTCAATTTCTTTTGTGAATAGTAAACCTTTTACCAAAGTCTTGATTCATGCaggatgttttatttataattattaatttcacattatttttccGCAGGATATAGTTCCTGTTGATGCATCTTATGAAGTGAAAGAGCTGTACGTTCAGGAGAATAAACTGGACCTGGCTAAGGCTGATGCAGAGACTCTGCCTGCTGTACAGATTGGAAAGGTGcttctgattttctttttcttttgataaATCTTCATAAATAAATGGAGCTAAATAACTATTGCTAGCCTTTGTACGTACTGTACATTGAGCAATTATTAGTCATTTATCTATCCACTAATAAATACATGTACTTATATCCTTTTCATTTGAATGGCATATAATAAGTTGTTGGTCAGTATGTGACCTGCtgtatgtgactgtgtgtgatcCTCAGGTGGACATGCAGTGGGTGCAGGTGCTGGCTGAAGGCTGGGCCACTCCTCTGAATGGCTTTATGAGAGAGCGAGAGTACTTGCAGTGTCTTCATTTTGACTGTCTGCTGGATGGTAAGATGTCATTTCTGCTTTTAACGGAAATAACATTTTGATATTTCATTGTAAAATTCAGGATTGCTATTCTCGAGAAAGGCACTAGATGGAGATGAGTGCTCACAAACTGGATTACTCAGAAACACGGGATGGCTTTCTGTTGGGACATGAGTACACATTTCTTACACCCATAATATACCTCCATATATATTAGATATTTGAGCACTAAGATgttttgtaatatttccatcagtTGTAGCTGAAGCTCTTTGTGTTcctctctcacattttttttactttactccaaTAAAAATGTAGCTTTCTGATTAAATGGAGCGTTAAATTAGATTAACAAATACTCCCTGCGTGTGTCCCTGCAAACTGCAATGCAGATTTTGTACCGTTAGATGTGCTGAGAGGCTTAAATTATGTTTCTTCTTGCAGGCTGACATGCTGAAGAAGTGCTTTATTATACAGCAGTGATGTACAGCTTAGCCAGGTGGCAGGATGATACATTGATATACTCAGGAGTGATTTAGATGCAGAACGACGTTGTATATCATGTTGGTGAAGATATAACTTCAGTTGCACCCAAGTCTCAGAAATGCCTTGGTTTTTGGCACTGTTCAGAAAACGAATATCACATCGGGTGTAGAGTCTCTCGGTGTAATTACAGCAATTTCTCATGTATTGTTTGAAATTCCAAGAAaaagtcaatttatttttattgccaATATGACTGCTCAAACCTCAGTCGTGTGTTGTGATGCCAGATATTTTTGctacacacacagtgagaggaaaaacacataaaataaaattgaaagtTAACATGACAGGACAGGTATATATTACAACTGCTGTCCTCGCTGAAGGATAAAACCATCAAGTTCTCGCAACTTTGATGATTTAGGTTCTTTCCTCCAGAAAGATGTCTAGCCTGAGAAACTGAGCTGTCTGGACGGACGGaggcaaaaatatatatattgatgtgaaaagaCTTGATTCCACTTTTCCTGTTTGTCCGGAGGGAGAgggacacagaggaagaggcTTCTGTATTGATTGACACCACACACCAACCATTTGTCCATTTTCACTTCCTTCCAGGGATTTGACAGTGAAAGAATGATATCACAGGGAGAGGATTGATTGCCCAAACCATAACACTAAAACTGGTTGGGGAGCAGAATACTGCATGTTTGACTAATCAAATAGTCTGCAAAAATAAACAGAGACCCAAATCCAAgcttgtgtctctctctctcgctcggaCATTTggcagtcttgtgtgtgtgtgttttattggaaCCAGCTGCAAGCTATACGCTGCGACAAAGGGGACGAGAAGAGGGTCCAGAGGGAGGTGGGGGCAGCAACAGCCAGCGTCCCCTCCCGCTTCCACTGCATTTGATCTGATGTGATGTGAAAAGCGTGCCGGTCCAATTTTTTTCATCAAACTGGACGGCAAACTGGACGGCAAAATGAACCGTCCAACAGAACGCTGTCGCTGCACAACTCAAATTATAGAACGAGAAAAGGGTCAAGCTCCAGCTTAGCTTAAGAAGGGGATTTTTTCTCCTCTAGCTTCTTAAATTGCAGCCTTGAAGACTCACTGTAGCCTGTGGTTTAGCTCTATATCCCCCATTTAGCCTGAGGGGGTACAGAATGGAAATTTGATCAGAATAGTTGAGCTGTTTTGTTCAGTATACTACTAACCTTTGAACGTTTTaacctgcctttttttttaggatgTCTGTTCTCAGTGTCCCATTGGGATCCTTTGCATTATTTTTCTTGGATTTTTATCCAATATTAAAAGTGCTCTGTAGagtttttagggatgcaccgatactggatcggatatcggaccgatactgattcaaatagatggatcgggtatcggggacaatggggccgatctattcaattcacttCTATGTTTTTATACCATATACTAtatagactggaattttaattcctgtttaagttttgaccaatttgttgctacaTTAAAACGGGTTTTAACAGGTTCctgtttattttgaagattttttaccaagttgctggtgtatgtgcaattcagtaaatgcatatctatgtatttatttgttaaattttgttttacaaagttaagaaagcgatgtttaagtcaagctgatgttgccttacacataaatgaataaTCCCAGTcacggatcggtgcatccctaggaGTTTTTTTGTTGGCAAACAAAAGTTCTGTTTACATTTGGTGTTTCCCATTAAGACACATTTTGTCCAACCTTAAGGTTTAACAATCGCGTCGTGGAATGCATTTCTTTCCTCGTTAAACATCTGCAAAGCTGATTTTCGtagtatatattttaaattgggCAGTGTTTACATCAAAGTTTGCTAGCTTGCAGTCGTCGTCGTCTTTACTTCTTGGTGTGTTATTGCCGCCAAATGCCAAATCAATGGAATAGCTTGAAAACGGAAAACATTTAATCGACTATTCAAGCAAATGACCAGCAGACTacttgataatgaaaatagtgaattgcagccctaatgtattTTCTCTCTGCATAAGTATGACTTTTCTCCTAATaaaaatgttcttgtttttccATTGTCCTAGGTGGCGTCATCAACCTGTCAGTGCCTGTGGTGCTGCCCATGTCTACTGCAGATAAAGAGCGTTTAGATGGCCTGACAGCTATCGCTTTGGTCTACGAGGGCAGACGAGTGGCCATCCTTCGCAACCCCGAGTTTTATGAACACCGCAAAGAAGAGCGATGTGCTCGCCAGTGGGGCACCACCTGCAAGGACCACCCTTACATCAAGGTAAATTTAACTCTGAAAACTGAGTATAGGCTTGGAAATGCTATAGAAGAAACAAAAGTTCAACTCTGCTAAAAGTACTGAGCAGCATTGCAGAGCTGCAGACGGTCTGTCTCAGTGTGCTATGTGATAAACACTCTGCATGCGAATGCAAGCTGCCTCCCTGGCTTCTGCACTGATAGAACACAGATCCGAGCTGGCCTCTTCACATTGCTTATGGAAAGACTGAATAGGTGGAGGAGCGGGGCTTTTCTCGCAGTCTGTCAGGACGCCCAGTATAATCACTTGATCTTTTTTTGGTCCACCCTCATTTTGCAGGTGTTATATTTGGATGCTTAGTCACTCGCTCAGCTTCCACCAAATGCGTTTTGTGATTGTACTGCTCAGCTCAACAGGCTGTTGGAATCCCTGCCAGCCTCCACCTTTCCGCTCACCCAACCCTTCTCCAAATATACCCTGGAATTGTTTCCATCTGTCTCCTATCGACTGCTGTGGGGCTCAGGTAGACTCAGTGGCGAGATAACGTCCTGAAATGATCCTGCACACCCTGCGGAAAGTGGCACTGGCTTGTAGCTGGAACAGTCTGGTGTTACAGACAAAGATAGCTGTCAGGTTGCCTTTTTATAAATCCATCCGCGTGAACTGGGAGTGCAAGGTTACTTTTAAAAGATGCTTGTCTGTTTGGCTAATTTTAAATCCCATTGTTTTCAGGATTAATGCAATTGTCTGGCCACTTGTATATTGGCAAAGGGGCAAGACAAAATAGAAAGTAACCTTTGTGGTATTTAGTGATTTCACCCCCCGGGGGTCAGACTTACTGTAAACCTCACTGGCTCATTTCAAAGCCTCGTGCAGCTAAAAATTCTGGCTGGAGATTAACTAGAGCACTACACCGCAGCTGCCTCAGTATTACAGCGCGCTTGGTAGTAATTTTTCACCTCAGCAGATATCTTTTTTGTGTCACCTTGTTTGTGATTAGATCTGGCTTGTTAATGTGTTCTAGGATGGAGGAGGCTGCCAGTTTCATAAATTGGTACCATAACTCTCCAGTGTCAACACCTGATGCCTCACTGTCATTCTTCCACTCTAACCTGTCACAGCtcaacatgtgtgtgttcagcttgCTGTAATTAAGGCGTCACTCATTAAAGAGTGAGTGTATGTGTACATAAGTGTATGTTTAACTCCCCGCGCCGGAGCCAGTCTGTCAGCACACCTCTGCGCTGGTagctacaactttttttttatccgtcTCTTTCCGAGCAGAAACGACCTGCTCCATATTACATGTAGTTAATCCACTTTTTCCTGTTTACCTGTCCGTCCGTCAGTCAGACAGGAGCCCCCTTCATCGGAAACCACGGTGTAGTGTGTTTATTTGGCTAGGGCCCGTTTCACATGTGAAGTCCTGGGGGCACTTATAACGGTTAAACAGAGCACATGTGTACTTGTAGACCTGCTCCTTTGATGTATCCATGCACACATTATATTTTCCATTCACTTAATGCTTTGAAAATAAATTGCGCCGTGTCTTTGCTGTTGATCTTTCCATAGAATAAGACCGTTACGCATCTTTCATGACTCTTCTCAGGCCAGCAGTGGACAGGTTGGATTAATTGGAGTGTGGAAAACAAATCACAACACGATCCTGAAAGCTTCTTACGGCGGAGCCAAGTAGTTATTGATCACATCACGTAGACACCTCTACTGCTGTGATTTTTTATGTATAGCTTGCCAGATCAAACTGAAACCAGTCTGTTAAATATGGATATCAAAGAggcttttttttgtactttcctCACATGATAAATGACATGTTGAATGAAATAAgtgacatcttttttttattttttatcaacttcagaaacatctttttcacacttcatgtttcatttgtggCCTTTGTTTTGAGTTCTCCCATCTTACTTGTTTTATTACAGAGCGTGTCACTTTGTATCACATTAACATCGCACAGGCCGGTCTTTAAAGTAACTCTAGCTACAGTCTCATAAATGCCACACGAGGCAGGCAGGCGAAAGATATTGTCTGAAAACAAAAGCAGCCTTTGCCTGGATCCTGAGCACTTCTGTGACATTGTTGGATTAATCTCTGGCGGGGGAAAATTTCTCTCCAATGTGGTCATGCGGCTCATCACCAGGTTTTTATTGTGGAATACAATCTGATTTTTGTCCCTGCTCTGTTATTGAAATTAAGGTAGTAGATGTGGGCATGCCAGGGTTTTGTTGACACACGGAGGCTTTGATTTATGCTGGCGTGTCCTCGTTGCAACTGGGTAATAACTCAGGAGTTTTTATTAGAATTCAGGCTGGCCTGGTTCCAGCACAGTGAGGCTTTTATGGACCACAATGTCTTAAGTCTGGATTATGTTTGAGTTGTGTTCCCTGTCATCATTGTGACTCCGATTTCAGATGGTGATGGAAAGCGGGGACTGGCTGGTCGGGGGAGACCTGCAGGTTCTGGACAAGATCTACTGGAACGATGAACTCGATCAGTACCGACTGACACCCACCGAGCTCAAACAGAAGTTTAAAGAGATGAACGCAGGTATGGGACACGTTCTTGTATATTTCCTGTTAGAACTAAAGTAAACAACATCCTGAACCAAGGGCTTTTAGAGATTGAGAAGTGTCACAATGTTTATAAACtgctaccttttttttcttcaaaaggaAAGGACACACTTGGTAGTCCACTCACTTCAATGCTGTTATTCTTTGTTTAGTCTTTGGGAAAGAAGTAAGGGACACAGAGTAGGAAAGTCATGGGAGAGAAAGCTCTGGTGTGATTCAGTCCTTCAATGTATGTGGTTTGGGCAATGAGCTGCTTGATTATCTCTGGGTACACTAtggccttttgtttgttttgcacagatGTGTTCAGATGTGTTTGGTCGCAGTTTAACAAACCCTTCTCaccctccatctttctctctgtttagaTGCTGTATTTGCCTTCCAGCTCCGCAACCCAGTCCACAACGGCCATGCTCTCCTGATGCAAGACACCCACAAGCGCCTCCTCGAGCGAGGCTACCGCCGGCCTGTTCTGCTCCTTCACCCACTGGGTGGTTGGACCAAGGACGATGATGTGCCGCTGCCCTGGCGAATGAAGCAGCACGCCGCTGTGCTGGAGGAGGGCATCCTGAATCCAGACTCTACCATCG
Proteins encoded:
- the papss1 gene encoding bifunctional 3'-phosphoadenosine 5'-phosphosulfate synthase 1 isoform X1, whose protein sequence is METYSGNSHKKQKLGNAAAQNWGMQRATNVTYQAHHVSRNKRGQVVGTRGGFRGCTVWLSGLSGAGKTTVSMALEEYLVCHGIPCYTLDGDNIRQGLNKNLGFSPEDREENIRRIAEVARLFADAGLVCIASFISPYGRDRLNARKIHEVAGLPFFEVFVDAPLDVCEQRDVKGLYKRARAGEIRGFTGIDSEYEKPEAPELVLKTDSCSVNECIQQLIDLLQERDIVPVDASYEVKELYVQENKLDLAKADAETLPAVQIGKVDMQWVQVLAEGWATPLNGFMREREYLQCLHFDCLLDGGVINLSVPVVLPMSTADKERLDGLTAIALVYEGRRVAILRNPEFYEHRKEERCARQWGTTCKDHPYIKMVMESGDWLVGGDLQVLDKIYWNDELDQYRLTPTELKQKFKEMNADAVFAFQLRNPVHNGHALLMQDTHKRLLERGYRRPVLLLHPLGGWTKDDDVPLPWRMKQHAAVLEEGILNPDSTIVAIFPSPMMYAGPTEVQWHCRARMVAGANFYIVGRDPAGMPHPDTGKDLYEPTHGAKVLTMAPGLITLEIVPFKVAAYNKVKRAMDFYEPKNHQDYDFISGTRMRKMAREGENPPDGFMAPKAWAVLKDYYKSLEKA
- the papss1 gene encoding bifunctional 3'-phosphoadenosine 5'-phosphosulfate synthase 1 isoform X2 translates to MQRATNVTYQAHHVSRNKRGQVVGTRGGFRGCTVWLSGLSGAGKTTVSMALEEYLVCHGIPCYTLDGDNIRQGLNKNLGFSPEDREENIRRIAEVARLFADAGLVCIASFISPYGRDRLNARKIHEVAGLPFFEVFVDAPLDVCEQRDVKGLYKRARAGEIRGFTGIDSEYEKPEAPELVLKTDSCSVNECIQQLIDLLQERDIVPVDASYEVKELYVQENKLDLAKADAETLPAVQIGKVDMQWVQVLAEGWATPLNGFMREREYLQCLHFDCLLDGGVINLSVPVVLPMSTADKERLDGLTAIALVYEGRRVAILRNPEFYEHRKEERCARQWGTTCKDHPYIKMVMESGDWLVGGDLQVLDKIYWNDELDQYRLTPTELKQKFKEMNADAVFAFQLRNPVHNGHALLMQDTHKRLLERGYRRPVLLLHPLGGWTKDDDVPLPWRMKQHAAVLEEGILNPDSTIVAIFPSPMMYAGPTEVQWHCRARMVAGANFYIVGRDPAGMPHPDTGKDLYEPTHGAKVLTMAPGLITLEIVPFKVAAYNKVKRAMDFYEPKNHQDYDFISGTRMRKMAREGENPPDGFMAPKAWAVLKDYYKSLEKA